From the Rhodoferax mekongensis genome, one window contains:
- the nuoE gene encoding NADH-quinone oxidoreductase subunit NuoE, whose amino-acid sequence MISAATKSRFDREVAKYPADQKQSAVMACLAIVQQELGFVSAESEKVIAEHLGMAPMAVHEVTTFYNMYNQRPVGKFKLNVCTNLPCQLRDGQKALHHLESKLGIQMGETTPDGLFTLQQSECLGACADSPVMLVNDRAMCSFMSNDKLDQLVDELRASEGQA is encoded by the coding sequence ATGATCTCCGCTGCCACCAAATCGCGCTTTGATCGCGAAGTCGCCAAGTACCCTGCAGATCAAAAGCAATCTGCAGTGATGGCTTGTTTGGCCATCGTTCAACAAGAACTGGGTTTCGTCAGTGCCGAGAGCGAGAAAGTGATTGCCGAGCATCTCGGCATGGCACCTATGGCTGTCCATGAGGTGACCACTTTTTACAACATGTACAACCAACGTCCCGTTGGTAAATTCAAACTGAACGTTTGCACAAACCTGCCGTGTCAACTGCGTGACGGGCAAAAGGCACTGCACCATCTGGAATCCAAATTGGGTATTCAAATGGGAGAGACAACACCCGACGGTCTGTTCACTCTGCAACAGAGTGAATGTTTGGGTGCCTGCGCAGATTCCCCAGTGATGTTGGTGAACGATCGTGCAATGTGCAGCTTTATGTCGAACGACAAGCTGGACCAACTGGTCGACGAACTGCGTGCCTCGGAAGGACAAGCATGA
- a CDS encoding NADH-quinone oxidoreductase subunit D, which produces MAEIKNYTLNFGPQHPAAHGVLRLVLELDGEVIQRADPHIGLLHRATEKLAESKTYIQSLPYMDRLDYVSMMCNEHAYCLAIEKLLGIEVPIRAQYIRVMYSEITRLLNHLMWLGSHGNDCGSSTILIYTFREREDLFDMYEAASGARMHAAYFRPGGVYRDLPETMPQFKASKVRNAKGVEELNRNRQGSLLDFIDDFAQRFPACLDEYHTLLTENRIWKQRTVNIGIVAPERALNMGFSGPMLRGSGIAWDLRKKQPYDAYDKVEFDIPVGKTGDVYDRYLVRMEEMKQSNRIIKQCVDWLKANPGPVITDNHKVAPPSREAMKTSMEELIHHFKLFTEGFRVPEGEAYAAVEHPKGEFGIYIVSDGANKPYRLKIRPPGFVHLAALNEMAKGHMIADAVSIIGTMDIVFGEIDR; this is translated from the coding sequence ATGGCTGAAATTAAGAACTACACATTGAACTTCGGCCCGCAGCACCCTGCGGCGCACGGAGTTTTGCGCTTGGTGCTCGAGTTGGATGGCGAAGTTATCCAGCGCGCTGATCCGCACATTGGCTTGTTGCATCGGGCTACTGAAAAGCTGGCCGAAAGCAAGACCTATATCCAATCGCTTCCCTACATGGACCGATTGGATTACGTGTCAATGATGTGCAATGAGCATGCTTATTGCCTGGCCATCGAAAAGTTGCTGGGTATTGAAGTGCCTATTCGTGCGCAGTACATCCGCGTCATGTATTCCGAAATCACCCGTTTGCTGAACCATCTGATGTGGTTGGGTTCGCACGGAAATGACTGTGGCAGCTCGACCATCCTCATCTACACCTTCCGTGAGCGCGAAGACCTGTTTGACATGTACGAGGCAGCCAGTGGCGCCCGTATGCATGCGGCGTATTTCCGCCCGGGCGGCGTCTATCGTGATCTGCCTGAAACGATGCCGCAATTCAAGGCCAGCAAGGTGCGGAATGCGAAAGGAGTTGAGGAACTCAACCGCAACCGCCAAGGCTCGCTGTTGGACTTCATCGATGACTTCGCTCAACGCTTCCCAGCGTGCCTAGACGAGTACCACACGCTACTGACCGAGAACCGTATCTGGAAGCAGCGTACCGTCAATATTGGTATCGTTGCGCCAGAGCGCGCTTTGAACATGGGCTTTTCCGGCCCGATGTTGCGTGGTTCCGGCATCGCTTGGGATCTGCGCAAGAAGCAACCGTACGATGCCTACGACAAAGTGGAATTTGATATTCCAGTGGGGAAAACAGGTGACGTGTACGACCGTTACCTCGTGCGCATGGAAGAAATGAAGCAATCCAATCGCATCATCAAGCAATGCGTCGATTGGTTGAAAGCCAACCCCGGTCCGGTGATTACTGACAACCACAAGGTTGCACCTCCATCGCGCGAAGCGATGAAGACCAGCATGGAAGAGCTGATTCACCACTTCAAGTTGTTCACCGAAGGCTTCCGCGTTCCCGAAGGTGAGGCCTACGCAGCTGTAGAACACCCGAAGGGTGAATTTGGCATCTACATCGTGAGCGATGGAGCCAACAAACCCTATCGTTTGAAGATCCGTCCACCGGGCTTTGTGCATCTCGCCGCCTTGAACGAGATGGCCAAGGGTCACATGATCGCTGACGCCGTTTCCATTATTGGAACCATGGATATCGTTTTTGGAGAGATTGATCGATGA
- a CDS encoding NADH-quinone oxidoreductase subunit C, translating to MTTFAIHPEVTKAAVEAALGDKVKDIDIALNEVTVLVSAQNYHAAAEILRTAPGCQFEQLIDLCGVDYSEYKEGAYDGPRYAVVSHLLSISLNQRLRLKVMASDDDMPLVASVNDIWNSANWFEREAFDLFGIIFEGHDDLRRILTDYGFIGHPFRKDFPMTGHVEMRYDAEQARVVYQPVTIEAREITPRIIREDKYGGLQ from the coding sequence ATGACTACTTTTGCAATTCATCCCGAAGTCACCAAGGCCGCTGTGGAAGCGGCCTTGGGCGACAAAGTCAAGGACATTGATATCGCGCTGAACGAGGTGACGGTTCTGGTCTCTGCCCAGAACTACCACGCCGCTGCCGAAATTCTGCGTACTGCGCCAGGATGCCAGTTTGAGCAATTGATAGACCTCTGCGGCGTCGATTACTCTGAATACAAAGAGGGTGCCTATGATGGTCCCCGCTATGCAGTCGTCAGTCACTTGCTGTCCATCAGCTTGAACCAGCGACTGCGCCTCAAAGTGATGGCGTCTGATGACGACATGCCCTTGGTGGCTTCCGTGAACGATATCTGGAATTCGGCCAACTGGTTTGAGCGCGAGGCATTCGATCTGTTTGGCATCATTTTTGAAGGGCATGACGACTTGCGCCGTATCCTGACGGATTACGGCTTCATTGGTCACCCCTTCCGTAAAGATTTTCCTATGACCGGTCACGTGGAAATGCGCTATGACGCGGAGCAGGCGCGAGTGGTGTATCAGCCGGTCACGATTGAAGCGCGTGAAATCACACCTCGCATCATTCGTGAAGACAAATACGGAGGCCTGCAGTAA
- the nuoG gene encoding NADH-quinone oxidoreductase subunit NuoG, protein MIEIELDGKKVEIAEGSMVMHAADKAGTYIPHFCYHKKLSIAANCRMCLVDVEKMPKPMPACATPVTNGMIVRTKSDKAIKAQKSVMEFLLINHPLDCPICDQGGECQLQDLAVGYGGSSSRYEEEKRVVFHKDVGPLISMEEMSRCIHCTRCVRFGQEVAGVMELGMSHRGEHAEIETFIGQSVDSELSGNMIDICPVGALTSKPFRYSARTWELSRRKSVSPHDSTGANLIVQVKNNQVMRVVPLENEAVNECWIADRDRFSYEALNGADRLTSPMIKQGGEWKAVDWQTALEYVANGMKQIKANHGANTVGALVSPHSTLEELFLAKSLMNGFGSDSVDFRLRHAEFARPNGVPYLGTSISALSTLQRVLVVGANLRKDHPLFAQRIRQACKAGARVHAIADSVQDWAMPLASMQVIESAVWAQALADIATAVGEQAGVQAPVSGTATDAARAVAASLLGGERKAILLGNAVAHHAKSSSLATIANWIGAQTGATVGFLTEAANTVGAYAVGALPAADGFSAGQMLTGALKAAILLNVEPEFDSATGAAAKQGLMGAEMVVTLSPFKSNMSFSDVLLPIAPFTETSGSFANAEGRVQSFHAVVKPLGETRPAWKVLRVLANLLDVPGMSFESTQDVLSAMATTGIDSKAVASDRLNNTFNGSIDLTPAEVRPAVASIYQLDGMVRRSGSLQLTADARAVQEVAA, encoded by the coding sequence ATGATTGAAATCGAACTCGACGGCAAAAAGGTGGAAATTGCTGAAGGCAGCATGGTGATGCATGCTGCGGACAAGGCTGGCACCTATATCCCCCATTTTTGTTATCACAAAAAGCTGAGCATTGCGGCGAACTGCCGTATGTGTCTGGTGGACGTGGAAAAAATGCCCAAGCCCATGCCGGCATGTGCAACGCCTGTCACCAATGGAATGATCGTCCGAACCAAGAGTGACAAAGCTATCAAGGCGCAGAAGTCTGTGATGGAATTCCTCTTGATCAATCACCCGCTGGATTGCCCGATCTGCGATCAAGGTGGTGAATGCCAACTGCAGGATTTGGCTGTAGGTTACGGTGGTTCATCTTCCCGATACGAAGAAGAGAAACGTGTCGTGTTCCACAAAGACGTGGGCCCCCTCATTTCTATGGAAGAAATGAGCCGATGCATCCATTGCACACGTTGCGTGCGCTTCGGTCAGGAAGTGGCCGGCGTCATGGAATTGGGTATGTCACACCGCGGGGAACATGCCGAAATTGAAACGTTCATCGGTCAAAGTGTTGATTCCGAACTTTCCGGCAACATGATCGATATCTGCCCTGTCGGTGCATTGACCAGCAAGCCGTTCAGATACAGCGCACGGACGTGGGAATTGTCTCGACGCAAATCAGTGAGTCCCCATGATTCGACGGGTGCCAATCTGATTGTTCAGGTCAAGAATAACCAGGTAATGCGGGTAGTCCCGCTGGAAAACGAAGCGGTCAACGAGTGCTGGATAGCGGATCGGGATCGGTTTTCTTACGAAGCTTTGAACGGTGCTGACCGTTTGACATCGCCCATGATCAAGCAGGGTGGTGAATGGAAGGCGGTCGACTGGCAGACCGCCCTCGAGTATGTCGCCAATGGCATGAAGCAGATCAAGGCTAACCATGGAGCGAACACTGTGGGCGCTTTGGTAAGCCCGCATAGCACGCTGGAGGAGCTTTTCTTGGCGAAAAGCCTCATGAATGGCTTCGGATCCGACAGTGTGGATTTCCGTTTGCGCCACGCAGAGTTTGCACGTCCAAATGGTGTTCCTTATTTGGGTACCTCTATCTCGGCTTTGAGCACTTTGCAGCGTGTGTTAGTTGTGGGCGCAAATCTCCGCAAGGATCACCCCTTGTTTGCTCAACGCATCCGCCAAGCTTGCAAGGCAGGAGCCCGTGTACATGCGATTGCAGATTCTGTTCAAGACTGGGCTATGCCACTTGCTTCCATGCAAGTGATTGAGTCCGCGGTGTGGGCTCAAGCCCTGGCCGACATTGCTACAGCAGTCGGCGAGCAGGCTGGCGTACAAGCACCCGTATCGGGAACCGCAACAGACGCTGCGCGAGCTGTTGCTGCTTCGCTGTTGGGTGGGGAACGCAAGGCTATTCTTCTGGGCAATGCGGTTGCGCACCATGCCAAATCCAGCAGCTTGGCGACCATTGCCAATTGGATTGGTGCTCAGACAGGTGCGACAGTTGGGTTCTTGACGGAAGCCGCCAACACAGTGGGTGCCTATGCCGTTGGTGCATTGCCAGCTGCTGATGGCTTTAGTGCAGGCCAGATGCTGACCGGTGCACTCAAGGCAGCAATCTTGTTGAATGTGGAGCCTGAGTTTGATTCAGCAACCGGTGCAGCTGCGAAGCAAGGTCTGATGGGTGCTGAAATGGTTGTGACTTTGAGCCCTTTCAAATCGAACATGTCCTTCAGTGATGTGTTGCTCCCCATTGCGCCCTTCACTGAGACATCCGGTTCTTTCGCAAATGCTGAAGGACGTGTTCAAAGCTTCCATGCGGTAGTCAAACCGCTGGGTGAGACCCGTCCCGCATGGAAGGTTTTGCGCGTGTTGGCTAATTTGCTGGATGTGCCGGGAATGAGTTTTGAATCTACGCAGGACGTACTGTCTGCGATGGCCACGACCGGAATTGATAGCAAAGCCGTCGCCTCAGATCGGCTCAACAATACCTTCAACGGCAGTATCGATTTGACTCCTGCTGAAGTCCGACCGGCGGTTGCCAGTATTTATCAGTTGGACGGCATGGTGCGCCGCTCCGGATCATTGCAGTTGACTGCCGATGCGCGCGCTGTACAAGAGGTGGCCGCATGA
- the tpiA gene encoding triose-phosphate isomerase — MKKKLIAGNWKMNGSLAANTALLEQLHIGMPVAPCLVAVCVPAAYLHQVAAAVKPVGAIAVGAQDVSAFDSGAYTGEISAAMLRDLGVRYAIVGHSERRQYHGESDALVATKAQKALACGVTPIVCVGETLEEREAGKTVDVVKRQLAAVIHANGHCISEIVVAYEPVWAIGTGKTATPEQAQEVHAVLRGQLAAATPHADRVHILYGGSMNAANAQQLLAQKDIDGGLVGGASLKAADFLTIITAASAV; from the coding sequence ATGAAAAAGAAACTGATTGCCGGCAACTGGAAGATGAATGGCAGCCTGGCTGCGAATACTGCTCTTCTGGAGCAACTGCACATTGGTATGCCGGTGGCCCCATGTCTTGTGGCCGTATGTGTACCTGCGGCTTATTTGCATCAGGTCGCGGCTGCCGTCAAGCCCGTAGGTGCTATTGCTGTGGGGGCGCAGGACGTATCAGCTTTTGACTCTGGCGCGTATACCGGTGAGATTTCTGCAGCCATGTTGCGTGATCTCGGTGTCCGTTATGCCATTGTCGGTCACTCTGAGCGTCGCCAGTACCATGGTGAAAGCGATGCTCTCGTTGCGACCAAAGCGCAAAAAGCCCTGGCCTGTGGTGTGACGCCCATTGTGTGCGTGGGCGAAACATTGGAAGAGCGTGAAGCCGGCAAAACAGTGGATGTGGTGAAACGTCAATTGGCTGCTGTGATTCATGCCAATGGCCATTGCATCAGCGAAATCGTGGTCGCTTACGAGCCTGTTTGGGCCATTGGCACGGGCAAGACAGCCACACCTGAGCAGGCGCAAGAAGTCCATGCCGTGTTGCGTGGGCAACTGGCTGCTGCCACGCCGCACGCAGATCGCGTTCACATTCTGTACGGTGGCAGCATGAACGCAGCAAACGCGCAGCAACTTCTTGCACAGAAAGATATTGACGGCGGCTTGGTGGGCGGCGCTTCGCTCAAAGCGGCTGACTTTTTGACCATCATCACTGCCGCGTCGGCAGTCTGA
- a CDS encoding NADH-quinone oxidoreductase subunit A has product MNLDQYLPVLLFILVGIGIGVLPQVLGYILGPNKPDAAKNSPYECGFEAFEDARMKFDVRYYLVAILFILFDLETAFLFPWAVSLKELGLFGFLIGVEFVVILTIGFVYMWKKGALDWE; this is encoded by the coding sequence ATGAACCTCGATCAATATCTCCCCGTTCTGCTGTTCATCTTGGTCGGTATCGGCATCGGTGTGTTGCCCCAGGTGCTCGGCTACATACTCGGGCCCAACAAGCCCGATGCGGCAAAAAACTCCCCCTACGAATGTGGTTTCGAGGCATTTGAAGATGCCCGGATGAAGTTCGACGTTCGGTACTACCTCGTCGCCATCCTGTTCATCTTGTTTGACTTGGAGACAGCCTTCCTGTTTCCATGGGCAGTATCTCTCAAGGAGCTTGGTTTATTCGGGTTCCTGATCGGTGTCGAATTTGTGGTTATCTTGACCATCGGATTCGTCTACATGTGGAAAAAAGGCGCTCTGGACTGGGAGTAA
- a CDS encoding NAD(P)H-quinone oxidoreductase yields the protein MRAFEITSPGAPDVLRLVDRPAPKFGAGELCIRVSASGVNRPDVLQRLGKYPAPAGASDIPGLEVAGTIVEGDAEALERAGFRLGDRVCALVAGGGYAELCVAPVAQCLPVPEGWSDVEAAGLPETYFTVWSNVFERGRLQSGEVLLVQGGTSGIGVTAIQLAKALGATVIATAGSDQKCAACLKLGADWAINYRTQDFEAEAMRITDGRGVDVILDMVAGAYVAKEVQCLADDGRLVIIAVQGGVQSEVNAGLILRKRLTVTGSTLRARSVAFKAAIASALRERVWPLLSGARVNPVVHQVFTVGSSQTSDAAAQAHAVMESNEHIGKLVLNWEPA from the coding sequence ATGAGAGCATTTGAAATCACATCTCCCGGTGCACCGGACGTTTTGCGTCTGGTGGATCGTCCTGCGCCGAAGTTCGGGGCAGGGGAGTTGTGCATCCGTGTGAGCGCCAGTGGCGTCAACCGGCCGGATGTGTTGCAGCGATTAGGCAAGTACCCGGCACCAGCAGGCGCATCCGACATCCCGGGTCTGGAAGTGGCGGGCACGATTGTCGAAGGGGATGCTGAGGCGTTGGAGCGAGCCGGTTTTCGTCTCGGAGATCGTGTGTGTGCGCTGGTCGCGGGTGGAGGCTACGCAGAGTTATGTGTAGCACCCGTGGCCCAGTGTCTGCCCGTGCCGGAGGGTTGGTCTGACGTGGAGGCAGCGGGTCTACCGGAAACCTACTTCACGGTGTGGAGCAACGTGTTCGAGCGTGGCCGCTTGCAATCCGGTGAGGTCTTGCTGGTGCAGGGCGGTACCAGTGGCATTGGCGTTACGGCAATCCAGCTGGCCAAGGCCCTGGGTGCCACCGTTATAGCAACCGCCGGATCGGATCAGAAGTGCGCGGCGTGCCTCAAACTGGGTGCCGACTGGGCGATCAACTATCGCACCCAGGATTTCGAGGCGGAAGCAATGCGAATCACGGATGGGCGCGGTGTTGATGTCATCCTGGACATGGTGGCCGGCGCTTATGTGGCCAAGGAGGTCCAGTGCCTCGCTGATGATGGTCGTTTGGTCATCATCGCCGTGCAGGGTGGTGTGCAGTCTGAAGTCAATGCCGGTTTGATACTGCGCAAGCGGTTGACAGTCACGGGTTCCACTCTGCGCGCGCGATCGGTTGCTTTCAAGGCTGCGATTGCAAGCGCATTACGCGAACGTGTCTGGCCACTCTTGTCTGGCGCACGCGTGAATCCGGTCGTGCATCAGGTGTTCACGGTGGGCTCTTCGCAAACGTCAGATGCAGCGGCTCAGGCGCACGCAGTGATGGAGAGCAATGAACATATCGGGAAGCTTGTTTTGAATTGGGAACCTGCATGA
- the secG gene encoding preprotein translocase subunit SecG, with amino-acid sequence MNIVITIILTVQLLAAVAMIGLILVQHGKGADMGAAFGSGGSGSLFGASGSANFLSRTTAVLATVFFVCTLALAYFGNLRPTSSGSVLEGAAVVAPAAVPAAQTVPATPASGAAQIPAK; translated from the coding sequence ATGAACATCGTTATCACCATCATTTTAACCGTCCAATTGCTGGCTGCAGTAGCCATGATTGGGTTGATCCTTGTACAGCACGGCAAGGGTGCTGACATGGGTGCTGCTTTTGGCAGCGGCGGCTCCGGCAGCTTGTTTGGTGCCAGTGGAAGTGCCAACTTCCTTTCCCGCACCACCGCCGTATTGGCAACAGTGTTTTTTGTCTGCACGCTGGCGCTGGCGTACTTTGGCAATTTGCGCCCAACCAGCTCCGGCTCGGTGTTGGAGGGCGCTGCTGTGGTGGCTCCAGCCGCTGTGCCCGCTGCTCAGACGGTGCCTGCCACACCTGCATCCGGCGCAGCACAGATTCCAGCGAAATAA
- the nuoF gene encoding NADH-quinone oxidoreductase subunit NuoF — protein MSADTILAKFSAKGTETCFHDRHINPQIYAGLNGSNWSLQDYVARGGYQALRKILGKDGGEGLTQDQVIATVKESGLRGRGGAGFPTGLKWSFMPRQFPGQKYLVCNSDEGEPGTCKDRDILQFNPHIVIEGMAIAAYAMGITVGYNYIHGEIFASYDRFEAALEEARAAGFLGDNILGSNFSFQLHAAHGFGAYICGEETALLESLEGKKGQPRFKPPFPASFGLYGKPTTINNTETFAAVPWIIRNGGQAYLECGKPNNGGTKIYSVSGDVERPGNYEIPMGTPFSKLLELAGGVRGGRKLKAVIPGGSSSPVLPASIMMDCTMDYDSIAKAGSMLGSGAVIVMDETRCMVKALQRLSYFYMHESCGQCTPCREGTGWLSRMVDRIEGGQGRPSDMDLLDNVAENIQGRTICALGDAAAMPVRAMIKHFRHEFEYHVEHKTCMVPAYV, from the coding sequence ATGAGCGCAGATACGATATTGGCAAAGTTCAGTGCCAAGGGTACTGAAACCTGTTTTCATGACCGGCACATCAATCCACAAATTTATGCAGGATTGAATGGATCCAATTGGAGCTTACAGGACTACGTTGCACGTGGTGGCTATCAGGCGCTTCGCAAGATTCTGGGCAAGGATGGCGGTGAGGGTCTGACACAAGACCAGGTCATTGCCACTGTCAAAGAGTCCGGCTTGCGCGGTCGAGGCGGAGCCGGTTTCCCGACTGGACTGAAATGGAGCTTCATGCCCCGCCAATTCCCTGGGCAGAAGTACTTGGTTTGTAATTCGGATGAAGGCGAGCCCGGCACCTGCAAGGATCGAGACATCCTGCAATTCAATCCGCACATTGTGATTGAAGGTATGGCCATTGCCGCTTATGCGATGGGCATCACGGTGGGTTACAACTATATCCACGGTGAAATCTTCGCTTCCTATGATCGCTTCGAAGCGGCTTTGGAAGAAGCAAGGGCAGCAGGCTTTTTGGGCGACAACATTCTCGGCAGCAACTTCAGCTTTCAGTTGCATGCGGCCCACGGATTCGGGGCTTACATTTGCGGCGAGGAGACCGCGTTGCTGGAGTCCTTGGAAGGGAAAAAGGGCCAACCACGATTCAAGCCACCGTTCCCGGCCAGTTTTGGTTTGTACGGCAAGCCGACGACCATTAACAACACAGAGACATTTGCGGCTGTACCTTGGATCATTCGCAATGGTGGCCAGGCCTACCTCGAGTGTGGAAAGCCCAATAACGGTGGCACGAAGATTTACTCTGTGAGTGGTGACGTGGAGCGCCCCGGAAACTACGAAATTCCGATGGGAACCCCGTTTTCCAAACTATTGGAGTTAGCCGGCGGTGTGCGCGGTGGTAGAAAGCTTAAGGCTGTTATTCCCGGGGGATCTTCATCGCCGGTATTGCCAGCCTCCATCATGATGGATTGCACAATGGACTATGACTCGATTGCAAAAGCCGGATCCATGTTGGGTTCAGGTGCTGTGATCGTCATGGATGAGACCCGTTGTATGGTCAAAGCGCTTCAGCGTCTGAGCTACTTTTACATGCATGAATCTTGCGGACAATGTACGCCTTGCCGCGAAGGTACGGGTTGGTTATCTCGCATGGTTGACCGCATCGAAGGTGGACAAGGTCGTCCTAGCGATATGGATTTGCTGGATAACGTTGCAGAGAACATCCAAGGCCGAACGATTTGTGCGTTGGGTGATGCTGCGGCGATGCCTGTGCGCGCCATGATCAAGCATTTCCGTCATGAATTTGAGTATCACGTAGAGCACAAGACCTGCATGGTCCCGGCTTACGTTTGA
- a CDS encoding NuoB/complex I 20 kDa subunit family protein, which yields MIEGVLNEGFVTTSYDSVVNWAKTGSIWPMTFGLACCAVEMMHAAAARYDISRFGSEVFRASPRQSDLMIVAGTLCNKMAPALRKVYDQMSEPRWVLSMGSCANGGGYYHYSYSVVRGCDRIVPVDVYVPGCPPTAEALLYGILQLQQKIRRTQTIARA from the coding sequence ATGATTGAAGGCGTTTTGAATGAAGGCTTCGTCACGACGAGTTACGACTCGGTTGTGAATTGGGCAAAAACCGGTTCTATCTGGCCCATGACCTTCGGCTTGGCCTGCTGTGCTGTGGAGATGATGCATGCCGCTGCAGCGCGCTATGACATCAGCCGTTTCGGCTCTGAAGTGTTTCGCGCGAGCCCCCGTCAATCCGATTTGATGATCGTGGCGGGTACGCTTTGCAATAAGATGGCTCCAGCGCTGCGCAAGGTGTACGACCAGATGTCGGAACCCCGTTGGGTTCTCAGCATGGGCTCATGTGCCAATGGCGGTGGCTACTACCACTACAGCTACTCAGTTGTTCGCGGATGCGATCGTATCGTTCCGGTGGATGTGTACGTGCCCGGCTGTCCCCCCACTGCAGAGGCACTGCTTTACGGCATTTTGCAATTGCAGCAAAAAATTCGTCGTACTCAGACGATTGCCCGCGCTTGA